A single Halobellus ruber DNA region contains:
- a CDS encoding aldo/keto reductase, with translation MSIPTHTLPSGDELPALGLGTYGLDDEQTAESVRTALDAGYTHIDTAEGYRNEDVIGDVLAEYDRDGVFLTSKVLPKHLDYESVIRSCEASLDRLGTDHLDLFLIHWPNPAISLRETLQAMAALHDRGLVRNVGVSNFSAYQLSCAHYISEVPIAVNQIEFHPWFQRPDLVEYCQKSDTVVEAAAPLARTDVLDDAVVRELAEKYDRSSAQIILRWAIDRDIVPLPRSSSPEHVRNNADLDFSLDEEDRQRLDDRDRDEPVYDFPARDWTSDVYGITQ, from the coding sequence GTGAGCATCCCGACACACACGCTCCCGAGCGGCGACGAGCTTCCCGCCCTGGGGCTCGGCACGTACGGCCTCGACGACGAACAGACCGCCGAGAGCGTCCGCACGGCGCTCGACGCGGGCTACACCCACATCGACACCGCCGAGGGGTACCGCAACGAGGACGTCATCGGCGACGTGCTCGCGGAGTACGACCGCGACGGCGTCTTCCTCACCTCGAAGGTACTTCCCAAGCATCTCGATTACGAGTCGGTGATCCGGTCGTGTGAGGCATCATTGGACCGGCTCGGAACTGACCACCTCGATCTATTCTTGATCCACTGGCCCAACCCCGCGATCTCGCTCCGGGAGACGCTGCAGGCGATGGCGGCGCTCCACGACCGGGGGCTGGTCCGGAACGTCGGAGTCTCCAACTTCAGCGCCTACCAGCTGAGCTGTGCCCACTACATCTCCGAGGTCCCGATCGCGGTCAACCAGATCGAGTTCCACCCGTGGTTCCAGCGCCCCGACCTGGTCGAGTACTGCCAGAAGTCCGACACCGTCGTTGAGGCGGCGGCGCCGCTGGCCCGGACAGACGTCCTCGACGACGCCGTCGTCCGGGAGCTCGCCGAAAAGTATGACAGGAGCTCCGCGCAGATCATCCTCCGGTGGGCCATCGACCGGGATATCGTCCCGCTTCCGCGGTCGTCGTCGCCCGAACACGTCCGGAATAACGCCGATCTCGACTTCTCGCTGGACGAGGAGGACCGCCAGCGGCTCGACGACCGCGACCGCGACGAGCCGGTGTACGACTTCCCGGCACGGGACTGGACGAGCGATGTCTACGGAATCACGCAGTAA
- the aroA gene encoding 3-phosphoshikimate 1-carboxyvinyltransferase: MDVTIPESRVAGRVRAPPSKSYTHRAILAAGYGDDAVVSEPLLSADTRATMRAVEAFGGTVDRGDDRLDVSGFDGRPAVPDDVIDCANSGTTTRIVTACGALVDGLCVFTGDESLRSRPQGPLLDAIGQLGGRAESTRGNGQAPLVVGGPVEGGTVSIPGDVSSQYVTALLMAGAVTHGGIEIELETELKSAPYVDITIEVLDDFGVDAERTDAGFAVPGGQSYRPEGGEYAVPGDFSSMSYLLAAGAVAAADGDAVVVEGARPSAQGDSAIVEILDSMGAPIEWNQEAGEITVPRASLSGTVVDVGDTPDLLPTIAALGAVADGDTVIENCEHVRYKETDRVEAIAAELTKLGASVTEDRDRLAVHGGESDLSGARVDGRGDHRIVMSLAVAGLAADGETTIRGGEHVDVSFPGFFEALESLGVEVHRSR; this comes from the coding sequence ATGGACGTCACGATCCCGGAGTCACGCGTCGCCGGCCGCGTTCGCGCCCCGCCCTCGAAGAGCTACACCCACCGTGCGATCCTGGCGGCCGGCTACGGCGACGACGCCGTCGTGTCGGAGCCGCTTCTCAGCGCCGACACGCGGGCCACGATGCGAGCGGTCGAGGCGTTCGGCGGCACCGTCGACCGCGGCGACGACCGGCTCGACGTTTCGGGCTTCGACGGGCGCCCGGCCGTCCCCGACGACGTGATCGACTGTGCGAACTCCGGGACGACAACCAGGATCGTGACCGCCTGCGGCGCCCTCGTCGACGGGCTCTGCGTGTTCACCGGCGACGAGTCGCTCCGGTCGCGCCCGCAGGGCCCGCTGCTCGATGCGATCGGGCAGTTGGGCGGCCGCGCGGAGTCGACGCGCGGTAACGGGCAGGCGCCGCTCGTGGTCGGCGGACCCGTAGAGGGCGGGACCGTCTCGATTCCGGGCGACGTCTCCTCGCAGTACGTCACAGCCCTCCTGATGGCCGGCGCGGTCACCCACGGGGGGATCGAGATCGAGCTGGAAACCGAACTGAAGTCCGCGCCGTACGTCGACATCACCATCGAGGTCCTCGACGATTTCGGGGTCGACGCCGAGCGGACGGACGCGGGCTTTGCTGTCCCCGGCGGGCAGTCCTACCGGCCCGAGGGCGGCGAGTACGCCGTTCCTGGCGACTTCTCGTCGATGTCGTACCTGCTCGCGGCGGGGGCGGTCGCGGCCGCCGACGGCGACGCCGTCGTCGTCGAGGGCGCGCGCCCGAGCGCCCAGGGCGACAGCGCCATCGTGGAGATCCTGGATTCGATGGGCGCGCCGATCGAGTGGAACCAGGAAGCGGGCGAGATCACCGTCCCGCGGGCGTCGCTGTCGGGGACCGTCGTCGACGTGGGCGACACCCCGGACCTGCTCCCGACGATCGCCGCACTCGGCGCGGTCGCCGACGGCGACACGGTGATCGAGAACTGCGAGCACGTCCGGTACAAGGAGACCGACCGCGTGGAAGCCATAGCGGCGGAACTCACCAAACTGGGGGCGTCGGTCACGGAGGACCGAGACCGGTTGGCGGTCCACGGCGGCGAGAGCGACCTCTCGGGCGCACGGGTCGACGGCCGCGGCGACCACCGGATCGTGATGTCGCTGGCAGTCGCCGGGCTCGCGGCCGACGGCGAGACGACCATCCGGGGCGGAGAACACGTCGACGTGTCGTTTCCGGGCTTCTTCGAGGCGCTGGAATCACTCGGCGTCGAGGTCCACCGAAGCCGATGA
- the gfo6 gene encoding D-xylose 1-dehydrogenase Gfo6 produces the protein MTSPLAEYLDDFTRRDWQTIAPDDVDDPVRVAVVGLGWFAREWALPGIARSAFTEATVVTDIDNEAVAAVAADRDLRGVTPEELRDGAAADGYDAVYVATPNATHLEYVAAAAEQGKAVLCEKPLESTPERARDLVAACEDAGVPLMVGYRMQTDPAARRLRDLLDAGVAGDVVHVHATMSQTMLGELGSDHDQWRLDPELSGGCALMDIGIYPLNTIRFALGADPVRVSGRTRTEHDAFAGVDEHATYRLEFPGGIDATCTVSQNAQHASRLEVTGTDARLILDPAFYEREDRGFAVVRDGVRVDIDFEQVHQIEEEFAYFGHQLLADEPFYPDGEHALTDMWALDAIYESASTGEPVELDGE, from the coding sequence ATGACGAGTCCGCTCGCCGAGTACCTCGACGACTTCACGCGCCGCGACTGGCAGACGATCGCCCCCGACGACGTCGACGACCCCGTCCGGGTCGCGGTGGTCGGCCTCGGCTGGTTCGCCCGCGAGTGGGCGCTCCCCGGGATCGCGCGGTCGGCGTTCACCGAGGCCACGGTCGTCACCGACATCGACAACGAAGCGGTCGCGGCGGTCGCCGCCGACCGCGACCTCCGCGGCGTCACGCCCGAAGAACTCCGGGACGGCGCCGCGGCGGACGGGTACGACGCGGTCTACGTCGCGACGCCGAACGCGACCCACCTCGAGTACGTCGCGGCCGCCGCCGAACAGGGCAAAGCCGTGCTGTGTGAGAAACCGCTGGAATCGACGCCCGAGCGCGCCCGGGACCTCGTGGCCGCCTGCGAGGACGCCGGCGTCCCGCTGATGGTCGGCTACCGGATGCAGACCGACCCCGCGGCCCGGCGGCTCCGCGACCTCCTCGACGCCGGGGTCGCCGGCGACGTGGTTCACGTCCACGCGACGATGTCCCAGACGATGCTCGGCGAACTCGGGAGCGACCACGACCAATGGCGGCTCGACCCCGAGTTGTCGGGCGGATGTGCGCTGATGGACATCGGCATCTACCCGCTGAACACGATCCGGTTCGCGCTCGGTGCCGACCCGGTCCGGGTGTCGGGTCGCACCCGCACCGAGCACGACGCCTTCGCCGGCGTCGACGAGCACGCGACCTACCGGCTGGAGTTCCCCGGCGGGATCGACGCGACGTGTACGGTCAGCCAGAACGCCCAGCACGCCAGTCGCCTGGAGGTGACCGGAACCGACGCCCGGCTGATCCTCGATCCGGCCTTCTACGAGCGCGAGGACCGCGGCTTCGCGGTCGTCCGCGACGGGGTTCGCGTCGACATCGACTTCGAGCAAGTCCACCAGATCGAGGAGGAGTTCGCCTACTTCGGCCACCAACTGCTGGCCGACGAGCCGTTCTACCCCGACGGCGAGCACGCGCTCACCGATATGTGGGCGCTGGATGCGATCTACGAGTCGGCGTCGACCGGGGAGCCTGTCGAGCTCGACGGGGAGTGA
- the aroC gene encoding chorismate synthase, with protein sequence MNGNRFGRLFQVTTYGESHGDAMGVTVSGCPAGLELDESDVQAELDRRKPGQSMITTSRGEPDAVSINSGTQDGYTTGTPIGMVIENKDARSGKYEPFVTAPRPSHGDFTYSAKFGTRNWGGGGRSSARETVNWVAAGAIAKKILEREGIQVKAHVNQIGDIEAPPVTFEEMLEHTEKNEVRCAHPETAERMRDRIDEYQKAGDSIGGSIYFEARGVPRGLGAPRFDSFPARLGKAMFSIPATTSFEFGLGREAREWTGSDRNEDWEFSEDGDPVPEGNTHGGLQGGITTGQPIYGEATWHAPTSIPKTQKTVDWETGEEKEIQVVGRHDPVLPPRAVPVVEAMLNLTIVDFMLLGGRINPDRLDGRPGEYATEYHPSSPDNE encoded by the coding sequence ATGAACGGGAACCGATTCGGGCGGCTGTTCCAGGTCACGACCTACGGCGAGAGCCACGGCGACGCGATGGGCGTGACCGTCTCGGGGTGTCCCGCCGGACTCGAACTCGACGAATCCGACGTGCAGGCCGAACTCGACCGTCGGAAGCCGGGCCAGTCGATGATCACCACCTCCCGCGGGGAACCCGACGCGGTTTCGATCAACTCCGGAACCCAGGACGGCTACACCACCGGCACCCCGATCGGGATGGTGATTGAGAACAAGGACGCCCGCTCGGGGAAGTACGAGCCGTTCGTGACCGCGCCGCGCCCCAGCCACGGCGACTTCACCTACTCCGCGAAGTTCGGGACCCGCAACTGGGGCGGCGGCGGTCGCTCCTCGGCCAGGGAGACGGTCAACTGGGTCGCCGCCGGCGCAATCGCGAAGAAGATCCTCGAACGCGAGGGCATCCAGGTGAAGGCGCACGTGAACCAGATCGGCGACATCGAGGCGCCGCCGGTGACCTTCGAGGAGATGCTCGAACACACCGAGAAAAACGAGGTCCGGTGTGCCCACCCCGAGACCGCCGAGAGGATGCGCGACCGGATCGACGAGTACCAGAAGGCGGGCGACTCCATCGGCGGGTCGATCTACTTCGAGGCCCGCGGGGTCCCGCGGGGGCTCGGCGCCCCCCGGTTCGACTCGTTCCCCGCCCGGCTGGGCAAGGCGATGTTTTCGATCCCGGCGACCACGAGCTTCGAGTTCGGGCTGGGCCGGGAGGCCCGCGAGTGGACCGGGTCGGACAGAAACGAGGACTGGGAGTTCAGTGAGGACGGCGACCCCGTCCCCGAGGGCAACACACACGGCGGCCTCCAGGGCGGCATCACCACCGGCCAGCCGATCTACGGCGAGGCCACCTGGCACGCCCCCACGTCGATCCCGAAGACCCAGAAGACGGTCGACTGGGAGACCGGCGAGGAAAAGGAGATCCAGGTCGTCGGCCGCCACGATCCCGTGTTGCCCCCGCGGGCGGTTCCCGTCGTCGAGGCGATGTTGAACCTCACCATCGTCGACTTCATGCTCCTCGGCGGCCGGATCAACCCCGACCGGCTCGACGGCCGTCCCGGCGAGTACGCCACCGAGTACCACCCCTCCAGCCCCGACAACGAGTAG